The Prevotella sp. oral taxon 299 str. F0039 genome has a segment encoding these proteins:
- a CDS encoding AGE family epimerase/isomerase, which yields MNLSAEQKTYLAQWANSYKQDLEENILPFWLKYGLDTVNGGVYTCVNRDGSLMDSTKSVWFQGRFGFICAFAYNNIAQKEEWLAASKSCVEFIEKHCFDSDGRMYFEVTAEGKPLRKRRYVFSECFAAIAMSEYSIASGDKTYAQKALNLFKDILRFVNTPGILAPKYCEDVEMQGHSITMILINTASRIREAIQAEELDAQIDLSLETLQKYFIHPEFEALLETVGPNGEFIDTIIGRTINPGHCIETAWFLLEEAKHRNWEPKLTQTALTILNWSWKWGWDEEHGGIINFRDCRGLPPQDYSQDMKFWWPQTEAIIATLYAFEATGDDKYLEMHKQISDWTYAHFPDKKYGEWYGYLHRDGTVAQPAKGNIFKGPFHIPRMMIKSFMLCNEIMK from the coding sequence ATGAATTTATCGGCAGAACAAAAAACATATTTAGCTCAATGGGCTAACTCTTATAAGCAAGATTTAGAAGAAAACATTCTTCCTTTTTGGTTAAAATACGGCTTAGATACCGTTAATGGCGGTGTTTATACATGTGTAAACAGAGACGGAAGCTTGATGGATAGCACCAAATCAGTGTGGTTTCAGGGTCGTTTTGGTTTTATTTGTGCCTTTGCTTACAACAATATTGCACAAAAAGAAGAATGGCTTGCAGCATCAAAAAGCTGTGTAGAGTTTATCGAAAAGCATTGTTTTGACAGCGATGGACGTATGTATTTCGAGGTGACAGCAGAAGGAAAGCCACTTCGTAAGCGTCGTTATGTGTTCTCAGAGTGCTTCGCTGCCATTGCAATGTCAGAGTATTCAATAGCATCGGGCGACAAAACTTATGCTCAAAAGGCATTGAACTTGTTTAAAGACATCTTGCGTTTTGTGAACACTCCAGGTATTCTTGCACCTAAATATTGTGAAGATGTAGAGATGCAAGGACACTCAATCACCATGATTCTCATAAACACTGCATCACGAATTCGTGAAGCAATTCAAGCAGAAGAGCTCGATGCGCAAATCGATCTCTCATTAGAAACCCTACAAAAATATTTCATTCACCCTGAATTCGAAGCTCTATTAGAGACCGTTGGACCTAATGGTGAGTTCATAGATACCATCATTGGCCGTACAATTAACCCAGGACACTGCATCGAAACCGCTTGGTTCTTGCTCGAAGAAGCAAAACATCGCAATTGGGAACCAAAGCTAACACAAACTGCTTTGACCATTCTTAACTGGTCATGGAAATGGGGTTGGGATGAAGAACATGGCGGAATTATCAACTTTAGAGATTGTAGAGGACTCCCACCTCAAGACTATTCGCAAGATATGAAGTTCTGGTGGCCTCAAACAGAAGCAATTATTGCAACGCTATATGCCTTTGAAGCAACAGGAGATGATAAGTATTTAGAGATGCATAAGCAAATAAGTGACTGGACTTATGCACACTTCCCAGACAAAAAATATGGCGAATGGTATGGCTATTTGCACAGAGATGGTACCGTTGCACAGCCTGCAAAGGGTAATATCTTTAAGGGTCCGTTCCACATTCCACGCATGATGATCAAGAGCTTTATGCTTTGTAACGAGATAATGAAATAA
- a CDS encoding MFS transporter → MNKTTSKYYPWVVVALLWGVALLNYMDRQMLSTMKESMQLDISELQTAENFGRLMAVFLWIYGLMSPFAGAIADRVNRKWLIVISLFVWSAVTYGMGYANTFTEIYWLRALMGVSEALYIPAGLSLIADWHSDKTRSLAVGIHMTGLYTGQAIGGFGATVAASYTWHTAFHWFGLIGIAYALLLVLCLRENPNHNVVKPSVETNKVEKESILKGFSAIFSTVAFWIILFYFAAPSLPGWAIKNWLPTLFSENLSLPMAEAGPMSTITIALSSFCGVVAGGILSDRWVQRNIRGRIYISAIGLGLTIPALFLLGFGHNTIGVISAGMLFGIGFGIFDANNMPILCQFVSPKYRATAYGIMNMTGVFAGAMVTNVLGKWTDDGNLGLGFALLSVVVAVAIALQLLFLKPKQES, encoded by the coding sequence ATGAATAAAACAACAAGTAAATATTATCCATGGGTAGTTGTGGCTCTATTATGGGGCGTTGCGCTACTGAATTACATGGATAGACAAATGCTTTCAACCATGAAAGAGTCGATGCAGTTAGACATTTCAGAACTGCAAACGGCTGAGAATTTCGGACGTTTAATGGCAGTTTTCCTTTGGATTTATGGTTTAATGAGTCCTTTTGCAGGTGCTATTGCCGACCGAGTGAATCGCAAGTGGTTGATAGTTATTAGTCTTTTCGTGTGGTCGGCAGTTACTTATGGAATGGGATATGCCAACACTTTCACCGAAATATATTGGCTTCGAGCTCTTATGGGTGTTAGTGAAGCCTTGTATATCCCTGCTGGTTTGTCGCTAATTGCAGACTGGCACAGCGACAAAACCCGCTCTCTTGCAGTGGGAATACACATGACTGGTCTTTATACAGGGCAGGCAATTGGAGGTTTTGGTGCAACTGTTGCAGCTTCATACACATGGCATACCGCCTTTCATTGGTTCGGTTTGATAGGTATTGCCTATGCTCTTTTATTGGTATTGTGCCTAAGAGAGAACCCAAATCACAACGTAGTGAAACCTAGTGTCGAAACTAATAAGGTAGAGAAAGAATCGATATTAAAAGGCTTTAGCGCCATTTTCAGTACCGTTGCCTTTTGGATTATCTTGTTTTACTTCGCTGCTCCAAGTCTACCAGGATGGGCAATAAAGAACTGGTTGCCCACACTTTTCTCAGAAAACCTCAGTCTTCCGATGGCAGAAGCAGGTCCAATGTCAACCATCACCATTGCACTTTCGTCGTTCTGTGGTGTAGTTGCAGGCGGAATATTATCAGATCGCTGGGTACAACGCAACATTAGAGGTCGTATTTACATCAGTGCAATAGGCTTAGGACTCACCATTCCCGCTCTATTCCTTTTGGGATTTGGTCATAACACCATAGGAGTTATTTCTGCAGGAATGCTCTTTGGAATTGGATTTGGTATCTTCGATGCCAACAACATGCCCATTCTTTGTCAGTTTGTGTCGCCTAAATATCGTGCAACCGCTTATGGAATCATGAACATGACGGGTGTGTTTGCAGGTGCAATGGTTACCAATGTTCTCGGAAAATGGACTGATGACGGCAACCTTGGATTAGGTTTTGCACTTCTAAGTGTGGTTGTTGCAGTGGCAATTGCTTTGCAACTACTTTTCTTAAAGCCTAAACAAGAGAGCTAA
- a CDS encoding cyclically-permuted mutarotase family protein produces MMRYLFLPLTLALCLCAVTAWARKHKRIKMKHTFKIEVMKGFPSTENGIDKGVSAPFGGVVNDYLIMAGGCNFPDKPVFEGGKKRYYKGIYAANVAQGDCLSWTKVGELPVEAGYGVSIPSSKGIYIVGGNNLEGSLKDAYEIVFDSQTMSVQFNKLPSLPCTLDNMTGTMVNNHIVVAGGLADGAPSLKVLSLNLSDVNSGWVEITTLPSSPRVQPVCAAIDNKFQLWGGFYDGSKGGEAVVYTEGLQFDLAKKEWQKLGFIGKDEANSVTTVGAAAVQLNANEVLLTGGVNKDIFFDAISGAYKMVEKQNYLKQPVEWYRFNGTLMLFNAKTNSWTETNLSSPHLARAGALMVCAKTAVYYIGGELKPGVRSAQVSKITWE; encoded by the coding sequence ATGATGAGATATTTATTTTTACCGCTAACGCTTGCTTTATGCCTTTGTGCAGTAACGGCATGGGCACGCAAGCACAAAAGAATTAAGATGAAACATACATTCAAAATAGAGGTGATGAAGGGCTTTCCTAGCACCGAAAATGGTATAGATAAGGGCGTTTCAGCACCCTTTGGAGGTGTGGTTAACGACTATTTGATTATGGCCGGAGGCTGTAATTTTCCCGATAAACCAGTGTTTGAGGGTGGAAAGAAACGCTATTATAAAGGCATTTATGCTGCAAATGTGGCGCAAGGCGATTGTCTTTCGTGGACAAAAGTAGGCGAGTTGCCCGTAGAAGCAGGCTATGGCGTGAGCATTCCATCATCAAAAGGCATATATATAGTAGGTGGCAACAACCTCGAAGGATCGCTTAAAGATGCTTATGAAATTGTTTTCGATAGTCAAACGATGAGTGTTCAGTTCAACAAACTGCCCTCGTTGCCTTGCACACTCGATAATATGACAGGCACAATGGTGAACAATCACATCGTTGTTGCAGGTGGATTGGCAGATGGTGCGCCCTCTTTAAAGGTGCTAAGTCTTAACCTTTCAGATGTAAATAGCGGTTGGGTAGAAATTACAACCCTTCCTTCTTCGCCACGAGTGCAACCCGTTTGCGCTGCAATAGATAATAAATTTCAACTTTGGGGCGGTTTTTATGATGGCTCAAAAGGTGGAGAAGCAGTTGTTTATACAGAAGGTTTGCAGTTCGATTTAGCTAAAAAAGAATGGCAAAAGCTTGGTTTTATTGGTAAAGACGAGGCAAACTCGGTTACAACAGTTGGTGCAGCAGCAGTTCAACTCAATGCAAATGAAGTGCTATTAACAGGTGGAGTGAACAAAGATATATTCTTTGATGCAATTAGTGGAGCGTATAAAATGGTTGAAAAGCAAAACTATTTGAAGCAACCAGTTGAGTGGTATCGTTTCAATGGCACCCTTATGCTTTTCAATGCGAAGACCAACAGCTGGACAGAAACCAATCTTTCGTCGCCTCATTTGGCTCGTGCAGGTGCACTAATGGTTTGTGCAAAGACCGCAGTTTATTATATTGGGGGCGAGTTAAAACCTGGAGTTCGCTCGGCACAAGTGAGTAAAATAACTTGGGAATAA
- a CDS encoding histidinol-phosphate transaminase translates to MQNELNYLDRNEFNFEPSKEVVEAFRNFDVNKFAFYTRIYDEGKKSIFSVYLSELYDIEEHQVMVGYGAEDLLKKTVHYFLTKGNNRKMLIPKFSWWYYKSIADEVEGETELYPMYEQEDTYSYNLDELKALVEEKQPRLLLVASPNNPTGNGLTGEEIEQILSFVPSSTIVVVDEAYASFVSKSGDYIKRLVNTYSNIIVCRTMSKFYGLPGLRLGYGFVGKGGEMDAFLKYANMYLGYDRLSEELGIAALKSDAHYREVARVMEEARQMYTEEIGILPGFKVYKSVANFILIKYPIELKESLQQAFAESNYKVKFMSEPDINSHLRITLGRAEQNRFVCDTIKRIAQP, encoded by the coding sequence ATGCAAAATGAATTGAATTATCTTGATAGGAACGAGTTTAATTTCGAGCCATCAAAAGAAGTGGTAGAAGCTTTTAGAAACTTTGATGTTAACAAGTTTGCGTTCTACACTCGCATTTATGATGAAGGCAAAAAAAGCATATTCTCTGTGTATTTATCAGAGTTATACGATATAGAAGAACACCAAGTGATGGTGGGATATGGCGCAGAAGATCTGCTAAAGAAAACAGTTCACTATTTTCTTACAAAGGGAAATAATCGAAAAATGCTCATACCTAAGTTCTCTTGGTGGTATTATAAGTCGATTGCTGATGAGGTAGAGGGCGAAACTGAGTTGTATCCGATGTACGAACAAGAAGATACTTACAGTTATAATCTCGACGAACTCAAAGCTCTTGTAGAGGAAAAACAACCCCGTTTGTTATTGGTTGCATCTCCAAACAACCCTACAGGTAATGGATTGACAGGCGAAGAGATAGAGCAAATTCTTTCGTTTGTGCCTTCTAGCACCATAGTTGTGGTGGATGAGGCTTACGCTTCGTTTGTTTCTAAGAGTGGAGACTATATCAAACGACTTGTAAACACCTATTCAAACATCATCGTTTGTCGCACCATGTCGAAGTTTTATGGACTTCCTGGCTTGCGCTTAGGCTATGGTTTTGTGGGTAAAGGGGGAGAAATGGATGCCTTTTTGAAGTATGCCAACATGTATTTGGGCTACGATCGCTTATCGGAAGAGTTGGGAATAGCAGCTCTAAAGTCTGATGCTCACTATCGAGAAGTGGCTCGTGTGATGGAAGAAGCACGACAAATGTATACCGAAGAGATAGGCATTTTACCCGGATTTAAGGTGTATAAGTCGGTAGCCAACTTCATATTGATTAAATATCCCATTGAGTTGAAAGAGTCATTGCAACAGGCTTTTGCTGAAAGTAACTACAAAGTGAAGTTTATGAGCGAGCCAGATATCAATTCACATCTACGCATAACACTAGGAAGAGCAGAGCAAAACCGCTTTGTTTGCGACACCATTAAACGCATTGCACAACCATGA
- a CDS encoding NTP transferase domain-containing protein produces the protein MIAVVLAAGMAKRLRPLTDTTPKCLLKIGQKSLLERTFNALKSVGVTQFVVVTGYLHEQIEAFLSSRYPQEDILFEHNAVFESTNNIYSLWLAMKYVKGKEFLLLDSDILFDPQLLNAVMAVEGSSLAVNQHPLGEEEMKVVVNAEGTITQITKECSPKMALGESVGIEKISNSYSQALYEELEKMMNTEHLENVFYELAFERLIAQGHSFKVVDTTSIFSTELDTVEDFQNAQKIIPQHLY, from the coding sequence ATGATAGCTGTTGTTTTGGCTGCTGGTATGGCGAAACGCCTACGCCCTTTAACCGACACAACACCCAAATGTCTTTTGAAAATAGGGCAAAAATCGTTGTTAGAGCGCACATTTAACGCCCTAAAAAGCGTTGGAGTTACTCAGTTTGTTGTGGTTACAGGCTATTTGCACGAGCAAATTGAGGCATTTTTAAGCAGTCGTTATCCTCAAGAAGATATCCTTTTCGAACACAATGCAGTGTTCGAGAGTACCAATAACATTTATTCTCTTTGGCTTGCAATGAAGTATGTAAAGGGAAAAGAATTTCTTTTGCTCGATAGCGACATACTTTTCGATCCGCAACTGCTCAATGCTGTGATGGCAGTTGAAGGCTCTTCGTTAGCCGTTAATCAGCATCCTTTGGGCGAAGAAGAGATGAAAGTGGTGGTAAATGCAGAGGGAACAATAACCCAAATCACCAAAGAATGTAGCCCAAAAATGGCATTAGGCGAGTCGGTTGGAATCGAAAAGATAAGCAACAGCTATTCGCAAGCTCTTTATGAAGAGTTAGAAAAGATGATGAACACAGAGCATCTTGAAAACGTTTTCTATGAGTTGGCGTTTGAAAGACTCATTGCTCAAGGTCATTCTTTTAAGGTTGTAGACACCACTTCGATATTTTCTACCGAGTTAGATACGGTAGAAGACTTTCAAAACGCACAGAAAATCATTCCACAACACTTGTATTAA
- a CDS encoding phosphorylcholine transferase LicD has protein sequence MANYDIKALHNCILKTLQTIDKVCKEHNLRYYIWAGTQLGAVRHGGFIPWDDDIDIAMPRKDYDLLIANAKEWLPNPYEMVCAENDENYPIAFAKIQDGSTTIIERMHLRYLGGAYIDVFPLDGVPNNWRKRWHFARYKFYRIVLYLVQRDPYKHGKGPSSWAPLLCRKLFTLKGIQKSIRNILTKYDFDNSTLVADYDDGLRFVMPKEILGTPIPCKFEDIEVLGVAQPDAYLKMKYGNYMQLPPEDKRRQHNFHYLDLEHSYREMDQNKQ, from the coding sequence ATGGCAAACTACGATATTAAAGCCCTTCACAACTGCATTCTTAAAACCCTTCAAACCATAGATAAGGTGTGCAAAGAGCACAACTTGCGCTACTATATATGGGCAGGAACACAGTTAGGAGCTGTTCGTCACGGTGGATTTATACCTTGGGACGATGATATCGACATTGCTATGCCTCGCAAAGATTACGACCTTCTTATTGCTAATGCAAAAGAATGGTTGCCCAATCCCTATGAGATGGTTTGTGCAGAGAACGACGAAAACTATCCAATAGCATTTGCAAAGATTCAAGATGGCAGTACAACCATCATCGAACGCATGCATCTTCGTTATCTTGGAGGGGCTTATATTGATGTTTTTCCTTTAGATGGAGTGCCCAATAACTGGCGCAAACGCTGGCATTTTGCACGTTATAAATTTTATCGCATAGTGCTTTATCTTGTTCAACGTGACCCTTATAAACACGGAAAAGGTCCAAGTAGTTGGGCTCCGTTGCTTTGTCGCAAGTTGTTTACATTGAAAGGCATTCAAAAAAGTATTCGAAACATTCTTACAAAGTACGACTTCGACAATTCAACTCTTGTGGCAGACTATGATGATGGTTTGCGCTTTGTTATGCCAAAAGAGATACTTGGCACCCCAATCCCTTGTAAGTTCGAAGACATAGAGGTACTTGGAGTGGCTCAACCCGATGCATATCTCAAAATGAAATATGGCAATTATATGCAATTACCGCCCGAAGATAAACGTCGACAACATAACTTTCACTATCTCGATCTCGAACATTCGTATAGAGAAATGGATCAAAATAAGCAATAA
- a CDS encoding PCMD domain-containing protein — protein sequence MKKNQLFLILTLICLVLLGTTSCIKDEAANTEADILSVSVDNGILLRNPVVSNSEVKLFTADSTDLSKVKIHFNLTEGATITSGDTTNTDYTNARMFTVTSQDGNWKKVYKVHFVRIDGITDFHLDDMHYYTYTDEWNPSAQPINKFHILSETTLSKKQINWASGNPGYLIAAGNSPAEDYPTFQSNDGFKGKCAQLVTRSTGLLGRMFGAPIAAGNLFLGDFQLDISNALRSTHFGIPYLQEPVALSGYYKYQAGASFTDKNSKVIADKKDIFTIYAVLYEVTTEVPYLDGTNSLTSENIVKIAKLEDKKETNEWTRFEVPFTFLEGKSIDIEKLQAGKYNLAIVLSSSEDGANFNGAVGSTLWVDELHIDVKY from the coding sequence ATGAAAAAGAATCAACTATTTTTGATCCTTACTTTAATATGTTTAGTACTTTTGGGTACAACATCTTGTATTAAAGACGAGGCAGCAAATACTGAAGCCGATATCCTTTCGGTTAGCGTAGATAACGGCATTCTTTTGCGAAATCCTGTCGTTTCGAACAGCGAAGTGAAGCTTTTTACTGCCGATAGTACTGATTTGAGTAAAGTAAAGATACATTTTAATCTAACAGAAGGAGCAACTATAACCAGTGGAGACACCACTAATACGGATTATACCAATGCTCGTATGTTCACCGTTACATCGCAAGATGGCAATTGGAAAAAAGTATATAAGGTGCATTTTGTGCGTATTGATGGAATAACCGATTTCCATTTAGATGATATGCACTATTATACTTATACCGATGAATGGAACCCTTCTGCTCAACCAATAAATAAATTCCACATCCTTTCAGAAACAACTCTTTCTAAAAAGCAGATCAACTGGGCGAGTGGAAACCCTGGTTATTTAATAGCAGCAGGCAATTCGCCAGCCGAAGACTATCCAACTTTCCAAAGTAACGATGGCTTTAAAGGCAAATGTGCGCAGTTAGTTACACGCTCAACAGGCCTCCTTGGCAGAATGTTTGGTGCTCCTATTGCAGCAGGAAACCTTTTCTTGGGTGATTTTCAACTCGATATTTCTAACGCATTGCGCTCAACTCACTTCGGAATACCATATCTTCAAGAGCCAGTTGCATTGAGTGGATATTACAAATATCAAGCAGGTGCGTCGTTCACTGATAAGAATTCGAAAGTGATTGCAGACAAGAAAGATATCTTTACCATATATGCTGTGTTGTATGAGGTAACAACTGAGGTACCATATCTTGATGGTACCAACTCGTTAACCAGTGAGAATATCGTGAAGATCGCTAAACTTGAGGATAAAAAAGAAACTAACGAATGGACTCGTTTTGAAGTTCCTTTCACCTTCTTAGAAGGCAAAAGCATCGATATAGAAAAGCTTCAGGCAGGTAAATATAATCTTGCAATTGTGCTTTCTTCGAGCGAAGATGGTGCAAACTTTAATGGAGCAGTGGGCAGTACCTTATGGGTTGACGAGCTACACATTGATGTTAAATACTAA